The Deinobacterium chartae genome includes a window with the following:
- a CDS encoding glycosyltransferase: MSPLTGALQVLLLLKLGVLALNLLTFPVLRRAAPGRALTVSLLVPVRNEAHNLPATLPGLLAQPALELLLLDDGSTDGSAGVALEVARRAGAAGRLRVIRGKPLPRGWLGKPWACWQLAGQARGQLLVFTDADVFWEPGALGALLARLERSGADLLTVWPRQRTRSFAERALVPLIDDVLLTLLPYPLVRTPFPSAAAGNGQLMAFRREIYWRVGGHAAVRSDVLEDVRLARTVKAAGGRLDLALGRDRVSVRMYRGFAEVFEGFGKNLRAFHGGSRILVLMSMLLHLALYSLPWLRAADPVWRRLALLGLAERALVNVATGRHGLRDLLEVTTTPLAPLLAVPIYLRALGGRYTWKGREYRR, encoded by the coding sequence GTGAGCCCGCTGACCGGTGCGCTGCAGGTTTTGTTGCTGCTCAAGCTGGGCGTGCTGGCGCTGAACCTGCTGACCTTTCCGGTTCTGCGGCGCGCGGCACCCGGGCGAGCACTCACGGTTTCGTTGCTGGTTCCGGTGCGCAACGAGGCGCACAACCTGCCCGCCACCCTGCCGGGCCTGCTGGCTCAGCCGGCCCTCGAGCTGCTGCTGCTCGACGACGGCTCGACCGATGGCAGCGCCGGGGTGGCCCTCGAGGTGGCCCGACGTGCAGGAGCGGCCGGGCGACTGCGGGTGATTCGGGGCAAGCCGCTGCCCCGGGGCTGGCTGGGCAAGCCCTGGGCCTGCTGGCAGCTGGCCGGGCAGGCACGCGGTCAGCTGCTGGTATTTACCGACGCGGACGTGTTCTGGGAGCCGGGGGCGCTGGGAGCGCTGCTCGCACGGCTGGAGCGCTCCGGGGCCGACCTGCTGACCGTCTGGCCGCGCCAGCGCACCCGCTCGTTCGCCGAGCGGGCGCTGGTTCCGCTGATCGACGACGTGCTGCTGACGCTGCTGCCCTACCCGCTGGTTCGTACGCCTTTTCCCTCGGCCGCTGCCGGGAACGGGCAGCTGATGGCCTTCCGCCGCGAGATCTACTGGCGCGTGGGCGGCCATGCCGCCGTGCGCTCGGACGTCCTCGAGGACGTGCGCCTGGCCCGGACCGTGAAGGCGGCGGGCGGGCGGCTGGATCTGGCCCTGGGCAGAGACCGGGTGAGCGTGCGGATGTACCGGGGGTTCGCCGAGGTCTTCGAGGGATTTGGTAAAAATCTCCGCGCTTTTCACGGCGGAAGCCGGATACTGGTGCTGATGTCCATGCTGCTGCACCTCGCTCTTTACAGCCTGCCCTGGCTCCGGGCCGCCGATCCGGTCTGGCGGCGGCTGGCCCTGCTGGGCCTCGCCGAGCGGGCCCTGGTCAACGTGGCAACCGGACGCCACGGCCTGCGTGACCTGCTCGAGGTCACGACCACCCCCCTGGCTCCGCTGCTGGCCGTACCGATCTACCTGCGGGCCCTGGGGGGCCGCTACACCTGGAAGGGCCGGGAGTACCGCCGGTGA
- a CDS encoding 1-acyl-sn-glycerol-3-phosphate acyltransferase, translating into MDLLEATFRPLVRRSLRRALRGLWLRGVWPLGGAVLAANHHSWWDGYLAGELAWAHCRPPAVLMDDAQLTRFAFFRHLGALGTRELRPALRRLRAGQALVIYPEGRLRPPAPVSDLRPGAAWLAERADVPLLPLAVRVVMRGHEAPEAYAWIGPPSSGPQLEADLNRLLGELDHALGVHDPERPLPGFDRVMRGRASTSERLGGPSRLLLRLTGEEGR; encoded by the coding sequence GTGGATCTCCTCGAGGCCACCTTCCGCCCGTTGGTCCGCCGCTCGCTGAGGCGTGCGCTGCGCGGCCTGTGGCTGCGCGGCGTATGGCCTCTGGGCGGCGCGGTGCTGGCGGCCAACCATCACTCGTGGTGGGACGGCTACCTGGCCGGAGAGCTGGCCTGGGCGCACTGCCGCCCGCCCGCCGTGCTGATGGACGACGCCCAGCTGACGCGTTTTGCCTTCTTCCGGCATCTGGGAGCGCTGGGAACGCGCGAGCTGCGTCCGGCGCTGCGCCGCCTGCGGGCCGGTCAGGCGCTGGTGATCTACCCGGAGGGCCGTCTGCGTCCACCTGCTCCGGTCTCGGACCTGCGTCCCGGGGCCGCGTGGCTGGCCGAGCGGGCGGATGTGCCGCTGCTGCCGCTGGCCGTGCGGGTGGTGATGCGCGGCCACGAGGCGCCGGAGGCTTACGCCTGGATCGGGCCGCCCAGCAGCGGACCCCAGCTCGAGGCGGACTTAAACCGGCTGCTTGGCGAACTGGACCACGCGCTGGGCGTGCACGACCCCGAACGCCCCCTGCCCGGCTTCGACCGGGTCATGCGCGGGCGTGCCAGCACCAGCGAGCGTCTGGGCGGGCCGAGCCGACTGCTGCTGCGGCTGACCGGGGAGGAGGGCCGGTGA
- a CDS encoding carotenoid biosynthesis protein translates to MSYLEFHLVFILPLIALLGLVTWWETRGGQAVAGAYRPENRWAWRAYFALPLIALVYTTPWDNYLVWRGVWEYGHDRVLGVIGYVPVEEYLFFVLQPLLVGLWTFALLRRGGPAESGRRWVRWGGALFFAALSLLGAALLFAERGLYFGLILAWAAPISAFQWAFGGDLILSSRRRFWLALMVPTVYLWAVDAFAIHGGIWHISDRYSVNIDPLGLPLEEAAFFLITNLMVVQGLLLALHPQAVPRLRRLLRALRPWVVCVAVFALLKIPVPLAPDLFPLLGTASTAALALGALLWAWERVGARALLLAAGCLAVGLGVEVLGSRSGFPFGPYAYSAPGPVLWEVPLLVPLGWWGMTVSAFALSRGRPLLTGTMLVAWDVALEPLMTGQASGIARFWEWQQPALLGAYYGVPVTNFIGWFAVGSALAWGLRRLAPELAGGDFGWAYRVESLFLPAGLLLMGLYPAALTAAAVMGALAWISSRPPSARWSAAR, encoded by the coding sequence ATGAGCTACCTCGAGTTCCACCTCGTGTTCATCTTGCCCCTGATCGCCCTGCTGGGGCTGGTGACCTGGTGGGAAACCCGGGGCGGGCAGGCCGTGGCCGGAGCGTACCGCCCCGAAAACCGCTGGGCGTGGCGGGCCTACTTCGCGCTGCCCCTGATCGCGCTGGTGTACACCACGCCCTGGGACAACTACCTGGTGTGGCGCGGGGTGTGGGAGTACGGCCACGACCGCGTGCTGGGCGTGATCGGCTACGTACCGGTCGAGGAGTATCTGTTTTTTGTCCTGCAGCCGCTGCTGGTGGGGCTGTGGACCTTTGCTCTGCTGCGGCGCGGCGGGCCGGCCGAGTCCGGACGCCGCTGGGTCCGTTGGGGCGGAGCGCTGTTTTTTGCGGCCCTCAGCCTGCTGGGCGCGGCCCTGCTGTTCGCCGAGCGCGGGCTGTACTTCGGACTGATCCTCGCCTGGGCCGCGCCGATCAGCGCCTTTCAGTGGGCGTTTGGCGGTGACCTGATCCTGTCCTCGAGGCGGCGCTTCTGGCTGGCCCTGATGGTGCCCACCGTCTACCTGTGGGCGGTGGACGCCTTCGCAATTCACGGCGGCATCTGGCACATCTCGGACCGCTACTCGGTGAACATCGACCCGCTGGGCCTGCCCCTCGAGGAGGCGGCGTTCTTTCTGATCACCAACTTGATGGTGGTGCAGGGCCTGCTGCTGGCCCTGCACCCGCAGGCGGTGCCGCGCCTGCGGAGACTGTTGCGGGCCCTGCGGCCCTGGGTGGTGTGCGTGGCCGTCTTCGCCCTGCTCAAGATTCCCGTACCGCTCGCGCCGGACCTGTTTCCGTTGCTGGGAACGGCTTCGACCGCTGCGCTGGCGCTGGGCGCGCTGCTGTGGGCCTGGGAGCGCGTAGGCGCGCGGGCCCTGTTGCTCGCTGCGGGCTGCCTCGCGGTGGGGCTGGGTGTCGAGGTGCTGGGAAGCCGCAGCGGCTTTCCTTTCGGGCCATACGCTTACTCGGCTCCGGGCCCGGTCCTGTGGGAGGTGCCGTTGCTGGTACCGCTCGGCTGGTGGGGCATGACCGTTTCGGCCTTTGCCCTCTCGAGGGGGCGTCCGCTGCTGACCGGGACCATGCTGGTCGCCTGGGACGTGGCCCTCGAACCGCTGATGACCGGGCAGGCGAGCGGCATCGCGCGTTTCTGGGAATGGCAGCAGCCTGCGCTGCTGGGCGCTTACTACGGGGTGCCGGTCACCAACTTCATCGGCTGGTTCGCGGTGGGCAGCGCACTGGCCTGGGGGCTGCGGCGGCTGGCGCCCGAGCTGGCAGGCGGCGATTTCGGCTGGGCTTACCGGGTCGAGTCGCTGTTCCTGCCCGCCGGTCTGCTGCTGATGGGACTCTATCCGGCCGCGCTGACGGCCGCTGCCGTGATGGGAGCGTTGGCGTGGATCTCCTCGAGGCCACCTTCCGCCCGTTGGTCCGCCGCTCGCTGA
- a CDS encoding phytoene desaturase family protein → MDYDVVVIGAGHNALITAAYAARAGYRVGVFERRSIAGGAVATEERVPGYRFDLGGSAHILIRMTPVVQELELHRFGLEYLELDPLFHASDGDHPWFVWRSVQRTADDLEDRFPGQGEAYARFVNDWLPFARAVNETFLNAPSPLELGRRLIWGSGMRKDWHNRLGQILRPYGDAAAEYFREERVRAPLVWMAAQSGPPPSEPMSAPFLLWHPLYHEGGVARPRGGSGGLTQALVRAIEAYGGQVHLDAPAARVLLEGARAVGVELASGERYTARAVVSGTHVLTTAALLPEERVPPGARRVRTGNGFGMVLRLALSRPLRYRNHVEPASRVGLGLLIRNEQQLSRAYGEYLSGEPTRDPPIIAMSFSAVDPSLAPPGGEVLWLWAQYFPYRLARGSWPEREAEARENILGAFEHYAPGTRASIVGELVQSPLWLERELGLYRGNVMHLEMSTDQMFALRPFLGAGEYRWPGLRGLYLTGASTHPGGGIMGASGRNAARVLLKDLARRPLAALGDALRRRRG, encoded by the coding sequence TTGGATTACGACGTCGTTGTTATCGGAGCGGGACACAATGCGCTGATCACGGCCGCCTATGCCGCCCGCGCGGGATACCGGGTCGGCGTCTTCGAGCGCCGCTCCATCGCGGGCGGGGCGGTCGCGACCGAGGAGCGTGTGCCCGGTTACCGCTTCGATCTGGGCGGCAGCGCGCACATCCTGATCCGCATGACCCCGGTCGTGCAGGAACTCGAGCTGCACCGCTTCGGCCTCGAGTACCTCGAGCTGGACCCGCTCTTTCACGCCTCGGACGGAGATCACCCCTGGTTCGTGTGGCGCAGCGTGCAGCGCACCGCCGACGACCTCGAGGACCGCTTTCCCGGGCAGGGCGAGGCGTACGCGCGCTTCGTGAACGACTGGCTGCCGTTCGCCCGGGCGGTGAACGAAACGTTCCTGAACGCACCCAGCCCGCTGGAACTGGGCCGCAGGCTGATATGGGGCAGCGGTATGCGCAAGGACTGGCACAACCGCCTGGGGCAGATCCTGCGCCCCTACGGGGACGCGGCTGCCGAGTACTTCCGCGAGGAACGGGTGCGCGCTCCGCTGGTGTGGATGGCCGCTCAGTCCGGCCCGCCCCCGAGCGAGCCGATGTCGGCTCCTTTTTTGCTGTGGCACCCGCTCTACCACGAAGGCGGTGTGGCGCGCCCGCGCGGTGGGTCGGGCGGCCTGACCCAGGCTCTGGTGCGCGCCATCGAAGCGTACGGTGGGCAGGTGCACCTGGACGCACCCGCCGCGCGGGTCCTGCTCGAGGGAGCGCGGGCGGTGGGCGTGGAACTCGCTTCGGGCGAGCGCTACACCGCGCGGGCGGTGGTCAGCGGTACCCACGTGCTGACCACCGCCGCGCTGCTGCCCGAGGAGCGCGTTCCGCCCGGTGCGCGGCGCGTGCGCACCGGAAACGGCTTTGGCATGGTCTTGCGGCTGGCCCTCTCGAGGCCGCTGCGTTACCGGAACCACGTCGAACCCGCCTCGAGGGTGGGGCTGGGCCTGCTGATCCGAAACGAACAGCAGCTCAGCCGCGCTTACGGCGAGTACCTGTCCGGCGAGCCGACCCGCGACCCGCCGATCATCGCCATGTCCTTCTCGGCGGTGGACCCCTCGCTGGCTCCGCCCGGCGGCGAGGTGCTGTGGCTGTGGGCGCAGTACTTTCCGTACCGCCTGGCGCGCGGAAGCTGGCCCGAGCGCGAGGCCGAGGCGCGCGAGAACATCCTCGGGGCCTTCGAACACTACGCGCCGGGTACGCGCGCGAGCATCGTGGGCGAACTGGTGCAGAGCCCGCTGTGGCTCGAGCGTGAACTGGGGCTGTACCGCGGCAACGTGATGCACCTCGAGATGTCCACCGACCAGATGTTCGCGCTGCGTCCGTTTCTGGGTGCGGGCGAGTACCGCTGGCCGGGGTTGCGCGGCCTGTACCTCACCGGGGCCTCGACCCATCCGGGCGGCGGGATCATGGGAGCCTCGGGCCGCAACGCCGCGCGGGTGCTGCTAAAAGACCTGGCCCGCAGGCCGCTGGCGGCGCTGGGAGACGCGCTGCGCCGGAGGCGGGGATGA
- the metK gene encoding methionine adenosyltransferase, with protein MRKYYTSESVSEGHPDKLADLISDSILDEFLRQEPTARVACETLVTTGLVMVAGEITAKEAYVDISRVVRDAVRSVGYTRAKFGFDADSVAVMTSIDEQSPDIAGGVNYSEEWRGMTEEERARPENQFSMIGAGDQGLMFGYATDETPELMPLPLTLAHRLTRRVAEIRKNGTLDYLRPDAKAQVTIVRDGDATWVDAIVISTQHREDVSQETIRQDMIERVIREVVPQELLTEETKYYINPSGKFVIGGPHGDTGLTGRKIIVDTYGGAVPHGGGAFSGKDPTKVDRSAAYYARYIAKNLVAAGLAKKAMVEVAYAIGRAHPVSMRVDTFGTGTLEDTQLTALVAKHFDARPQAIIANLNLLRPIYAQTAAYGHFGRPEFPWEQTDKAEALRQDAALVSAH; from the coding sequence ATGCGCAAGTACTACACTTCTGAATCGGTGTCCGAAGGGCACCCCGACAAACTCGCCGACCTGATCTCGGACTCGATCCTGGACGAATTCCTGCGCCAGGAGCCCACCGCCCGCGTGGCCTGCGAAACGCTGGTCACCACCGGACTGGTGATGGTGGCCGGCGAGATCACCGCCAAGGAAGCGTACGTGGACATTTCGCGCGTGGTGCGCGACGCGGTTCGCAGCGTCGGCTACACCCGCGCCAAGTTCGGCTTCGACGCCGACTCGGTCGCGGTGATGACGTCGATCGACGAGCAGAGCCCGGACATCGCCGGCGGCGTGAACTACTCGGAAGAGTGGCGCGGCATGACCGAGGAGGAGCGCGCCCGGCCCGAGAACCAGTTCTCGATGATCGGCGCGGGCGACCAGGGCCTGATGTTCGGTTACGCCACCGACGAGACCCCCGAGCTGATGCCGCTGCCGCTGACTTTGGCCCACCGCCTGACCCGCCGCGTGGCCGAGATCCGCAAAAACGGCACCCTGGACTACCTGCGTCCCGACGCCAAGGCGCAGGTCACCATCGTGCGCGACGGCGACGCGACCTGGGTGGATGCCATCGTGATCTCCACGCAGCACCGCGAGGACGTCTCGCAGGAGACCATCCGCCAGGACATGATCGAGCGGGTCATCCGCGAGGTGGTTCCGCAGGAACTGCTGACCGAGGAAACCAAGTACTACATCAACCCCTCGGGTAAGTTCGTGATCGGTGGCCCGCACGGTGACACCGGCCTCACCGGACGCAAGATCATCGTGGACACCTACGGCGGCGCGGTGCCGCACGGCGGCGGCGCCTTCTCGGGCAAGGACCCGACCAAGGTGGACCGTTCGGCGGCCTACTACGCCCGTTACATCGCCAAGAACCTGGTGGCGGCGGGCCTGGCCAAGAAGGCCATGGTCGAGGTCGCCTACGCCATCGGCCGCGCTCACCCGGTCTCGATGCGCGTGGACACCTTCGGCACCGGCACCCTCGAGGACACCCAACTGACCGCGCTGGTCGCCAAGCACTTCGATGCGCGCCCGCAGGCCATCATCGCCAACCTGAACCTGCTGCGCCCGATCTACGCCCAGACCGCCGCGTACGGCCACTTTGGCCGTCCCGAGTTCCCCTGGGAGCAGACCGACAAAGCCGAGGCCCTGCGTCAGGACGCGGCCCTGGTGTCCGCTCACTAA
- a CDS encoding ABC transporter substrate-binding protein has protein sequence MRKLLLLGALLAVSVSQAQVKNEGTVIKLVNKDWTSFDPAHCYDVDCGEVLMNTTETLVFYDGARPDRLVPLLLRELPTRKGGGISADGKTYTLKLRPNLRFADGSPLTAEDVKYSLSRVVVYAASGGPGVLLTEPLLGRSGLMRASDADYQKLDRAITVKGKDTVIFRLAKPFAPFLSALAFPGHGIISKAAAVKAGDWSGTARDWKKFNAADPADSPFNTKGPLGSGPFVLERYDTGKTVVLARNARYWRSPASLQRVILQNTPEETTAVQMLKNGDADILMSVSDARVDEIRALEGVKYSTYPALAVISMHLNRKINTSGSNVLGSGKLDGKGIPADFFADRDLRAAFAYAFDYGAFVKDVLRGGGHQQNNALIEGMPGFDPKGPRYTLDLERSRQLFQKAWKGQVWEKGFVLPVFFSSGQPVRQRMVEILKRNVESINPKFRVEVREVQDSQIDAMGARRQLSLWVGGYFADYADPHSVIQGLLESGGLYPQQVSYKNPEVDRLIHAAVDETDPAKRATLYRKIARMGFDDVAEIPVFQPLNKAIQRDWISGRVLNPVFSGTDYFYTIRKQ, from the coding sequence ATGCGAAAACTGCTGTTGCTCGGCGCGCTGCTCGCCGTCTCCGTTTCCCAGGCCCAGGTGAAGAACGAAGGCACGGTGATCAAGCTGGTCAACAAGGACTGGACCAGTTTCGACCCGGCGCACTGCTACGACGTGGACTGCGGCGAGGTGCTGATGAACACCACCGAAACCCTGGTGTTCTACGACGGCGCGCGCCCGGACCGGCTGGTTCCGCTGCTGCTGCGCGAACTGCCCACCCGCAAGGGCGGCGGCATCTCGGCGGACGGCAAAACCTACACCCTGAAGCTGCGGCCCAACCTGCGCTTCGCCGACGGCAGCCCGCTCACCGCCGAGGACGTCAAGTACAGCCTCAGCCGCGTGGTCGTGTACGCCGCCTCGGGCGGCCCGGGCGTGCTGCTCACCGAACCGCTGCTCGGCCGCAGCGGGCTGATGCGCGCCAGCGACGCCGACTACCAAAAGCTTGACCGCGCCATCACCGTGAAAGGCAAAGACACGGTGATCTTTCGGCTGGCCAAGCCTTTTGCGCCCTTTCTGAGCGCGCTGGCCTTCCCCGGGCACGGCATCATCTCCAAGGCGGCCGCCGTGAAAGCCGGCGACTGGAGCGGTACCGCCCGCGACTGGAAGAAGTTCAACGCCGCCGACCCGGCCGACTCGCCCTTCAACACCAAAGGCCCGCTGGGCAGCGGCCCCTTCGTCCTCGAGCGCTACGACACCGGCAAGACCGTGGTGCTCGCCCGCAACGCCCGCTACTGGCGCAGTCCGGCCAGCTTGCAACGGGTAATCCTGCAAAACACCCCCGAGGAGACCACCGCCGTACAAATGCTCAAAAACGGCGACGCCGACATCCTGATGAGCGTCTCGGACGCGCGCGTGGACGAGATCCGCGCCCTCGAGGGGGTCAAGTACAGCACCTACCCGGCGCTGGCCGTGATCTCGATGCACCTCAACCGCAAGATCAACACCTCGGGCAGCAACGTGCTCGGCAGCGGCAAGCTCGACGGCAAGGGCATCCCGGCGGATTTCTTCGCGGACCGCGACCTGCGCGCCGCCTTCGCCTACGCCTTCGACTACGGAGCTTTCGTGAAGGACGTGTTGCGCGGCGGCGGTCACCAGCAGAACAACGCGCTGATCGAGGGCATGCCCGGTTTTGACCCCAAGGGCCCGCGCTACACGCTGGACCTCGAGCGCTCCAGACAGCTGTTCCAGAAAGCCTGGAAAGGTCAGGTCTGGGAGAAGGGCTTCGTGCTGCCGGTGTTCTTCTCGAGCGGGCAACCGGTGCGCCAGCGCATGGTCGAGATCCTCAAACGCAACGTGGAGAGCATCAACCCCAAGTTCAGGGTAGAGGTGCGCGAGGTGCAGGACTCGCAGATCGACGCGATGGGCGCGCGCAGACAGCTCAGCCTGTGGGTCGGAGGGTACTTCGCCGACTACGCCGATCCGCACAGCGTCATCCAGGGCCTGCTCGAATCGGGCGGCCTCTACCCGCAGCAGGTGTCGTACAAGAACCCCGAGGTGGACCGCCTGATTCACGCGGCGGTCGACGAGACCGACCCGGCGAAGCGCGCGACCCTCTACCGCAAGATTGCCCGCATGGGCTTTGATGACGTCGCCGAGATCCCGGTGTTCCAGCCGCTGAACAAGGCCATTCAGCGCGACTGGATCAGTGGCCGCGTGCTGAACCCGGTGTTCTCGGGAACCGACTACTTCTACACCATCCGCAAGCAGTAA
- a CDS encoding MerR family transcriptional regulator, with translation MRAQLIISRFALLTGLSPKTLRYYDEIGLLKPQRVDDLTGYRYYSVSQIGQASQIRQWRQIGLALEEIRELLGHPERAREVLLQHDRRLLEEIEVRERSRWQLQRYLQEDTMLYRTEQLPTLQTLSIRTHLEVPHYEVIPEAFQELMAHVKRHGYQPSYPSFFVCYNDHDEGRSLLEMCIPVEGEVQPSGRIEVRTFESRPAFIGRFVGPYDRTGAAYSEVVEEALRRGLKIDGTTAEFYVKSVPDTPNPEEYETDIAFFLEP, from the coding sequence ATGCGAGCCCAGCTGATCATCTCCAGGTTTGCGCTACTGACCGGTCTTTCGCCCAAGACCCTGCGCTATTACGACGAGATCGGGCTGCTCAAGCCCCAACGGGTCGATGACCTGACCGGCTACCGCTACTACAGCGTCTCTCAGATCGGTCAGGCCAGCCAGATCCGGCAGTGGCGACAGATCGGGCTGGCCCTCGAGGAGATCCGTGAACTGCTCGGCCACCCCGAGCGCGCGCGGGAGGTCCTGCTGCAGCACGACCGACGCCTGCTCGAGGAGATCGAGGTCCGGGAGCGATCCCGCTGGCAGCTGCAACGCTACTTACAGGAGGACACCATGCTCTACCGCACCGAACAGCTTCCCACCCTGCAGACCCTCAGCATCCGCACCCACCTCGAAGTACCCCACTACGAGGTCATTCCCGAGGCGTTCCAGGAACTGATGGCCCACGTGAAGCGGCACGGTTACCAGCCCAGCTATCCCAGTTTTTTTGTGTGCTACAACGACCACGACGAGGGCCGGAGCCTGCTGGAGATGTGCATCCCGGTGGAGGGCGAGGTCCAGCCCAGCGGACGCATCGAGGTGCGCACCTTCGAGAGCCGTCCGGCGTTTATCGGGCGCTTCGTGGGGCCTTACGACCGGACCGGGGCGGCCTACTCGGAAGTGGTGGAAGAGGCCCTGCGCAGGGGGCTGAAGATCGACGGAACGACCGCCGAGTTCTACGTCAAGAGCGTGCCGGACACGCCCAACCCCGAGGAATACGAGACGGATATCGCCTTCTTCCTGGAACCCTGA
- a CDS encoding DUF418 domain-containing protein — protein sequence MKSELPAPAPVTADERLHLLDGLRGLALGGILLVNLADFAGLLAYRPMPPADRAVQTLLDVLVSGKFITLFALLFGIGFALQLARLEADSAAVARVYVRRLRGLLVIGVLHGLLVWRGDILTLYALVGFGLLASRHLRGRALLRRALTWLAVGLALNLLLANVPLPPELTVSYTDEVYREGSFVQIAAQRASDYLENQLPSLVFAGPSVLGLFLLGGWIARSGLLARLPEFVGPLRATVRLGLLVGLPLGVLLAQANASAMGQLWVLPLRLASGLALALAYAAAAALYYGEGGRWRPLEAVGRLGLTNYLLQSLVFTALFYNTGLGWFGQVGPLAGAVICLIFFALQCGLSTLWLRHFRMGPAEWLWRSWTYGRPQPFRR from the coding sequence TTGAAGTCCGAGCTTCCTGCACCCGCGCCGGTCACCGCTGACGAACGCCTTCACCTGCTCGACGGCCTGCGAGGGCTGGCGCTGGGCGGCATTCTGCTGGTCAACCTTGCGGATTTCGCGGGCCTGCTGGCCTACCGCCCGATGCCCCCCGCGGACCGTGCCGTACAGACCCTGCTGGACGTGCTGGTCAGCGGCAAGTTCATCACCTTGTTCGCGCTGCTGTTCGGGATCGGTTTTGCGCTGCAGCTCGCGCGCCTCGAGGCGGACTCGGCCGCTGTTGCCCGGGTGTACGTCCGGCGACTGAGGGGCCTGCTGGTCATCGGGGTGCTGCACGGGCTGCTGGTCTGGCGCGGCGACATCCTGACGCTGTACGCGCTGGTGGGGTTCGGCCTGCTGGCCTCACGGCACCTGCGTGGGCGCGCGCTGCTGCGGCGCGCGCTGACCTGGCTGGCGGTGGGGCTCGCGCTGAACCTGCTGCTGGCCAACGTTCCGCTGCCGCCCGAGCTGACGGTCAGTTACACCGACGAGGTGTACCGTGAGGGCAGCTTCGTGCAGATCGCGGCGCAGCGCGCCTCGGACTACCTCGAGAACCAACTGCCCTCGCTGGTGTTCGCCGGGCCCAGCGTGCTCGGTCTGTTCTTGCTGGGCGGCTGGATCGCGCGTTCGGGCCTGCTGGCGCGCCTCCCCGAGTTCGTCGGGCCGTTGCGCGCCACCGTGCGGCTGGGCCTGCTGGTCGGCCTGCCGCTGGGGGTCCTGCTGGCGCAGGCCAACGCCTCGGCCATGGGCCAGTTGTGGGTGTTGCCGCTGCGCTTGGCCAGCGGGCTGGCCCTGGCCCTGGCCTACGCGGCGGCGGCGGCGCTGTATTACGGCGAGGGCGGCCGCTGGCGCCCGCTCGAGGCGGTGGGGCGGTTGGGCCTCACGAACTACCTGCTGCAGTCGTTGGTCTTTACCGCGCTGTTTTACAACACCGGGCTGGGATGGTTCGGTCAGGTGGGGCCGCTGGCAGGCGCCGTGATCTGTTTGATCTTCTTCGCGCTTCAGTGCGGGCTCAGCACGCTGTGGCTGCGGCACTTCCGCATGGGACCGGCCGAGTGGCTGTGGCGCAGCTGGACCTACGGACGGCCGCAGCCGTTTCGCCGCTGA
- a CDS encoding SDR family NAD(P)-dependent oxidoreductase, translating into MHATSHPVAVVTGAAQGVGRRTAEELAARGYALLLIDLHEPAATLGALRAQGILAESLTADVSLEKTALAAAQRVQERFGRVDVLVNNAGISCIRPALETSAAQWQRVQDVNLLGPFLLSRELGRLMLEAGAGSIVNVASVAGLLGIAERSAYNASKHGLIGLTRTLAAEWGGRGVRVNAVCPGWIKTEMDEADQGSGAYSDADIEARVPMGRFATATDVARAIAYLADPQQSAFVNGHTLSVDGGWYADGSWDNLRLRQR; encoded by the coding sequence ATGCACGCCACCTCGCATCCTGTTGCCGTTGTCACCGGCGCTGCCCAGGGCGTCGGCCGCCGCACCGCCGAAGAACTTGCCGCCCGGGGCTACGCCCTGCTGCTGATCGACCTGCACGAGCCCGCCGCCACCTTGGGGGCCCTGCGCGCGCAGGGGATACTGGCCGAATCACTGACCGCAGACGTCTCGCTCGAAAAGACCGCGCTGGCCGCCGCGCAGCGCGTGCAGGAGCGTTTTGGCCGGGTGGACGTGCTGGTCAACAACGCCGGCATCTCGTGCATCCGGCCCGCCTTAGAAACCAGCGCCGCACAGTGGCAGCGCGTGCAGGACGTGAACCTGCTGGGGCCCTTCTTGCTCTCGAGGGAACTGGGCCGCCTGATGCTCGAAGCCGGCGCAGGCAGCATCGTGAACGTCGCCTCGGTGGCAGGCCTGCTGGGCATCGCCGAACGGTCGGCCTACAACGCCTCCAAGCACGGCCTGATCGGCCTGACCCGCACGCTGGCAGCCGAGTGGGGAGGGCGCGGCGTGCGGGTCAACGCGGTATGCCCTGGCTGGATCAAGACCGAGATGGACGAGGCCGACCAGGGCAGCGGCGCGTACAGCGATGCCGACATCGAAGCGCGCGTACCGATGGGTCGCTTCGCCACGGCGACCGACGTGGCCCGCGCCATCGCCTACCTGGCCGACCCGCAGCAGAGTGCTTTCGTAAACGGCCACACGCTGTCGGTCGACGGCGGCTGGTACGCCGATGGCAGCTGGGACAACCTGCGCTTGCGTCAGCGCTGA